Proteins encoded together in one Quercus lobata isolate SW786 chromosome 3, ValleyOak3.0 Primary Assembly, whole genome shotgun sequence window:
- the LOC115980954 gene encoding uncharacterized protein LOC115980954, with product MGYYLADGIYPKWETFVKIIPSPQEHKRKLFAATQEVCKKDVKHAFGVLQAHFTIVCGPARFFHLKTLQKIMKACIILHNMIVEDERDDNEVVDLDYEQIDGVDNLLMQVLREQSDRYMSYIERYGRIRDQEIHFQFQLDLIEHLWQLQGK from the coding sequence ATGGGATATTACCTTGCTGATGGTATATATCCAAAGTGGGAAACATTTGTGAAAATAATCCCATCTCCACAAGAACATAAGCGAAAATTATTTGCAGCAACCCAAGAGGTGTGTAAGAAGGATGTTAAGCATGCATTTGGAGTGCTTCAAGCACATTTCACAATTGTTTGTGGACCTGCACGATTTTTCCATCTTAAAACACTCCAAAAGATCATGAAAGCGTGCATAATTCTCCATAACATGATTGTTGAAGATGAGCGGGATGATAATGAAGTAGTAGACTTGGATTATGAACAAATTGATGGAGTGGATAATCTTCTTATGCAAGTGTTACGTGAACAAAGTGATAGATATATGTCATACATTGAGAGGTATGGACGCATTAGAGATcaagaaattcattttcaattCCAATTGGACCTCATTGAACATTTATGGCAATTGCAAGGCAAGTAA